The Streptococcus oralis genome segment TTGGTTGCCAGTGATATAACCACGAGCACGTGATGTTGCTAGGATTTGTTCCAAAACACCATCAGCAAAAGTCCAGGCAGGGTTGTTGCTATCGTCTACAGCTGATTGGTTGTACGGTACACGGCTGACACTTCTTTGAAGGTTGACACCATCGCTAGACAAACCTCCATTTTCTGGTCTGCTGGCAGGTGCTGAACTTGATGAAGCAGACGAACTGCTCGTACTGCTATCAGTCGTTGTACTTGAACTTTCTTGGCTACTGCTACTTGAACTTGAACTAGAGGCGCTTGTTTGCTGGCTCTTACCCAGGCTAATGGCCTTATCTAACAGTTTATCTAGCTCTGTATTTCCTGTTTTAATTTCTGTAAATTTAGCATCTGCTTTAACCTTTGCATTGGTATCCAAGACACCATCAGTAATTGCTGGAGTTTCAAACTGATTATTCACTTCTTGCACAGCCTTGATTTGAGTTTCTAAACTATCATACTTAGATTTTGCAAGGGTATACTCTCGACTGCCTTCGAGTTTATCTAGTTGAGCCTTGAGTTGGTTCAACTTGTCAAACTGACTATTTTTCAAGGCTGTTTTATTAGCATCCGTATAAAAGGCATCGTAGAGAGTATTAAACTCTTGTAGAGCCGCTTGTGTTTCTTGATTACTAGAAGATGATTGAGAAGACTGGATAGCTTGGTTGGAGCGAGTTACTTGGCGATAGATATAGTAACTACCTGCCAAGATAAGGACTGCAGCTAAGGCTGAACCGATAATAAACACGCGCTTCTTTTTAGAATTAGAAATTGTTTCTGATTCTACCTGATCTGAACGTGAAAGTAGAGCTGTCTCTTCCTCTTCTTTCTCATCAGCAACCTCTGCTGGCGTTTGCTTTTCCAACACAAGTGGTTCCAAGTCTTGATTTGCCTCTCCCAAAGGAGGTAAAATCACATCCGAGCTTGTAGTTTCCACTGAGTCTGACACCGTTTCTTCTGAAACTGTATCGGGTTCCTCCATGATTGACGCCGACTCTTCAGTGATTTCTGAGACTTCCTGTGTCAATTCTTCTTGAGCCTGAGCTTCCTGCAATTCTTCTTTTTCAAACTGACGAGTTTCGAACTTATCT includes the following:
- the mapZ gene encoding cell division site-positioning protein MapZ — encoded protein: MSKKRHDRHKKEQQEPQFDFDEAKDLTVGQAIRKNEEVEAGVLPEDNILDKYIKQHREEIEADKFETRQFEKEELQEAQAQEELTQEVSEITEESASIMEEPDTVSEETVSDSVETTSSDVILPPLGEANQDLEPLVLEKQTPAEVADEKEEEETALLSRSDQVESETISNSKKKRVFIIGSALAAVLILAGSYYIYRQVTRSNQAIQSSQSSSSNQETQAALQEFNTLYDAFYTDANKTALKNSQFDKLNQLKAQLDKLEGSREYTLAKSKYDSLETQIKAVQEVNNQFETPAITDGVLDTNAKVKADAKFTEIKTGNTELDKLLDKAISLGKSQQTSASSSSSSSSSQESSSTTTDSSTSSSSASSSSAPASRPENGGLSSDGVNLQRSVSRVPYNQSAVDDSNNPAWTFADGVLEQILATSRARGYITGNQYILERVNIVNGNGYYNLYKPDGTYLFTLNCKTGYFVGNGAGHADDLDY